The sequence below is a genomic window from Synechococcus sp. PCC 7335.
TCAGCTCATCTAGCCACTCGCGAACGGGATTGAGAGGATTTGTGCTAGTAATCTCTTTGAGGGCACTGGCAGCTTTACTCGTGATCTTCCCTTTTGACTCATCGGTCGTTGGCTGATCAGCAGTCGTAGCACTCAGCTTTTCCAAGCTGGACTGCAATGAGGTAAGGATGTCGGTATCTAAATCGAGGGCCTTGGCAAACGCGACAATCTGGTCGTTCTCTGCTTCGGAGTAAACCCCATCAGAAAGAGAGACCATCACGGCCATCCGTAAAAAGTTCTGGGCAGCAGCACTATCTAAATCAAGTGCTTCGGCAAGTGCCTTAGGTTCAATTGGCTCTAGGCTCTCAAAGTTGACATCAGGTGCAAATTCAGAGGTCACCATCGTATGAATGACACTCTTTTCTTCTTCGTCAAAATGACCATCGGCCCAGGCAATGGTAAGTAGTCCGCGCAGCCATACCTGAATTTGAGACTGCGTATAAGGCGAGTTTTGAATGGCTGAGGTCATGGGTTTCTCTTAGGTGATATGAAGAGGTGATATGAAGCAACCTACGGTTCAAATTATCCAGATTTAAGGTATCTAATCTAGTCGATTAATTCAATTTATCTTTCAGCAGATTCTCGCCATTGCGATCCAGTTTTACCCGTAACTACCCAAAGCAGCGAGCGGGCTCCGTCTCGAACGTCTCGAACGATAGTTTCTGGGCGGTGGGGCGATCGCTCAGTAGGAATTTCGACGGGCTTAAAGGCGATGCCTCGACTACCCAAGACAATCTGCGCGATAATACTAGCCCTACGCATATGATAGTCAGAGGTAATGAGATAGACTTCGCGGATGTTTTGAGCGTCTAGCTCGTCTACAAGGGTGGTGAAATTGGTAACGGTATCAACGGCCTCGTAGTCTAGAGACCATTGCTCCGAAGGAATTTGGGCTTCGTCAAAAATCCATTGAGCATATTCGGGATTGCTGCCAGATGAAATCCAGATCTCTACGGTAGGGTGAGTTTTGGCAAACTGAGCAGCGAAGCGTTCGCGTTCTGGAGCCCCTCCTAGTACAAGGGCGACAGGCGGTGTGAGAAACTGCTGCTGGTAGCGAGTGTAGGCTGAGGTCAAAGCGATCACACCTGCGCTGATCACACTTATCCATATCAATACCGACAGCCGATCTAGAAACCTGCCAGCTCTTTGGTTATCAGTACTTTGAGCAACGGACCGCTCACTAGATTGACTACCTATCAGATTGGTAAGCTGAGCTTTCCGTTTACCTCTTTCTAGAAGCGCTCGTGTAATTGCTTTTTTGGTATACATAAACTCTATAGAGCAAGGGTAGAAAGAGCAGACGTAGAGCAATTTAGGTGGGAGAGCAACTCAGGTGTGCGAAGAGTGCAACCTTCACTCTTTGCCTATATTCTTCCTTGTGGAGAAGGCTTTCAAACACGGCTACATCTTACGCCAGCTAAACTACAATTACGGAGAAAGCGACAGGAATTCGTTAGAATTACCTGTCGCTATTACCATCTGTAGAGTGTTAGTACTTAATCATAGGATTAGCAATCCATGGAAGAAAGACTATCGAAGCAAGATCATCACTATTAGCGTCATCTTGTCTTTGCTGCCAGTCTAGTACTAAACCTCTACCATATGCTGTGAGAAGGAGTTTGAGGTGTCTTCGCCTGCTTTTACGCCTGCTAGCATCTCTCGCAGACTCTCACCTTCGATCACTTCTTCTTTGAGCAACTGTTGAGAAATTGTCTCTAATAACTCTCGGTTGTCTTTCAAAATTCTCAAAGATCGCTGGTGAGCCGCTTCAACAATGCTCTTAACTTCTTCGTCGATGGCCTTGGCAGTTTCATCGCTAACCAATCGGCGAGCATTAGGGGCCATCCCATTATCTAAGAAGCTATTTTGCTTGCTGCGATCATAGGCCAGCGGACCGAGCACCTGACTCATGCCGTAACTGGTGACCATCTGCTCAGCAACATCCGTCGCCCGTTGCAGGTCGTTAGCCGCGCCAGTCGTAATCGCTCCGAAGACGACTTCTTCAGCAGAGCGCCCACCTAGCATAGTCGCAATTTGACCTTTTAACTCGGCCTCATCTCGCAAGAAACGGTCTTCAGTCGGTAGCTGCAATGTGTAGCCAAGTGCGGCCATCCCTCTAGGAACAATGGAAATCTTTTCGACCTGATCTGATCCAGGCATAGCCGCGCCCACTAGAGCATGACCAACTTCGTGGTAGGCAACGATTTCTTTTTCCTTATCGTTTAGCACACGGCTACGCTTCTCAAGTCCAGCAACGACACGCTCAATAGCTTCGGCAAAGTCTGCTTGGACAACGGCCTCGCGATGGTTGCGAGCAGCTAACAATGCGGCTTCGTTGACTAAGTTGGCGAGATCAGCCCCCGCGAATCCTGGCGTACGAGTGGCGATCGCAGCCAAATCCACTTCTTCTGAAAGTTTCACTTCTTTGGCATGGATATCCAAAATTGCCTGACGCCCTTTCAAATCCGGCCGATCAACTAACACCTGCCGATCAAACCGACCTGGTCTGAGCAAAGCTGGGTCAAGCGTTTCCGGTCGGTTTGTTGCTGCTAATACGATGATCGTAGACTCATCAGCGCCAAAGCCATCCATCTCGGCTAAGAGCTGATTGAGCGTTTGCTCACGCTCGTCATTGCCGCCATAGAAACCACCTGAAGCACGAGACTTACCAATCGCGTCAAGCTCGTCAATAAAGACAATACAAGGCGCTTGCTTTTTGGCCTGTTCAAACAGATCTCGAACTCGAGAAGAACCCACGCCGACAAACATCTCAATAAACTCAGAACCAGAAATGCTAAAGAAGGGAACGCCTGCTTCACCAGCAACAGCCTTCGCTAGCAGCGTCTTACCGGTTCCTGGCGGACCGACTAGCAATACGCCTTTGGGAATGCGCGCACCTAGATCGGTAAAGCGCTTAGAGTTTTTCAAAAAATCTACAATTTCGACCAGCTCAGTTTTAGCTTCATCTACGCCTGCTACATCAGTAAAAGTAGTTTTGGTGTCTTCATCTTCGACGTAGATTTTAGCCTTGCTTTTGCCGATGGAAAAAACACCCCCCTGGCCACCTTGGCTACGTCTGAGGAAAATACTCCAGATACCCACAAAAATCAAAGGTGGAATGACCCAGCTCAATAAATTGCTGAACCACTGATTACTATTTGGCGGCGTTGCTGAGAACTCTACACCGTTCTCTTGTAATAGCGTTGGCAAGTTTAGGTCAAAGACAGGGTTGGTAGTATATACCGTTCCGCCTTCTTCTAGCTGGTAGCTAATTACCTTGTCTCCGACCGAAGCGCTAGAGACCTGATGACTGGTGACTTGATCGATGAAAGTGCTGTAGGACACCTTTTCGGCTGTTTGACCGAGGGATGGCGGCAAGAAGGTGCTGATTAGTAAAACGCCACTGAGGATCAAGAACGCCCAGTTGGTCGCTTTCCTCTGAGGTGATCGCTTATCCTTTATTGGCATAGCATTGCTCTCTTATCTCACTTAGATACGTAGATATGTCTAAATACGTCTTTCTTAATGCAAATATCGTAACAAGGTCGTTGGTACGGATCGCTCTATCCGATGGAGTGATTGCCGTAAAAGCCTGAAGTCTTCAATCTATCTGTGCTATTAACTCAACCGGCAGACACAGGCCACAAAATAAAAAGCATAAAACTTTCGTCTATTTGTTCAACGCCTCTTGAGATCTTCCTGAGATCTTCCTGTTTAGGTAAGACATCCGAGAAGATCACATGCCATGCTCTATGCAAACTAGGATAGCTATCAATATCCGCTAGATAGATAGGTATTCTTACAGATCAGCTGCTAAACATCAGCTTTGCTTGAGGAGAGTTTCGTGAAACGCATTTATAGTACTTTGGGTAATATCTTTGTCGCAAGTTTGGCTGTGGGTACATTTGCCAGTATATTAATCCCTGCTTCTGCCCAGTTTGGAGTCAACAGCTCGCTTTTACAACCTATTGCTCCGGCGCAGGCAGATATGCAAAAAAGCTTGCCAATTGCGCATTTGATTGGTATCGCTCAGTTTGTCAAAAACCCTACGGATTACAGACTCGCGTATGGGAAGCAGGTCGCTCAGGTGACAAGCACGTCTTTAGAAGGGGATCGTATGACAATCTCCTTCAAGTACTTAGAGGTCAGCTTGTGGTCATCGGCTGTCAAAACAGGAGAGCTCGTTGGTAAGCTGGATAGCGAAGGCACTTTCAAAGGCGTTTTTCAGATGCAACAAGATTTAGATCCACGCCAAACAACTGCTGCCTTCGCGTTTCGCGCTGATGGAACAGCCCATGCCATTGATGATAGTAAGACAACTCGTATCCTTTTATAGGAAGAACATCGCTTGCAATAGTGTTCTAAGCAGTGTTCACAAGCGGCTCTAAGAAAGCGATATAAGCCCTTGTTTTCCCAGGGGATTCTTTTGTTCAACCTACATCTCCAATCTACATCTAAGACATAACAAGCGATAGTGGTTGAGTAGCTTCGTTATCTAACGCCGAGAGTTAGTCTTGGTGTAAGGTCTGAGTTCGGGAATAGGCCATTTGCTATACCACTGGACCATATACGGTCTAATGGCTTCTGCTAGAACTCGATACTCTGTATTGTCTGGAGTTTTCTTTAGCTGCTCAGCTAGTTCTTCGCCCACGGCCGAAAAGTCGAACCCTGTTGGCTGAGCGTCTTTCAAAACTATTTTTCCGTTGATTAAAACGGTGTCTACGTATGATTGGCGCGATCGCATCATCACAACAGTCATCGGATCGACTTCGGGTGCCACCCAGGGCCAGCTCATGCACTCGCAGTCTACTAGAACAATATCTGCTTTGTAGCCTGGCGCTAGCTTGCCGATGCTGTCTGCTTTGCCAAATAGTTTGGCTCCCCCTTGTGTAGCAACTTTGAAGATATCAGAATAGGTGGGAACGCTGTCTTGAATCTGAGGCGATCGCGCTAGCCGCATAGCCAAACGCATCTCAGTAAACATATCTTCATCGTCATTGAGTGTCGTTCCATCCATTCCTAATCCCACTGTCACGCCGCCCGATAACAGTGCTGGTAGCGGCGCAATGCCAGCTCGCAGCCGCAAATTTGAGCTAGGGTTATGGCTGATCGAAGCGCCTGTTCTGGCGAGTATTTCAATATCTGTTTCGTTGACCCATACACCGTGAGCCATGGAAAACTGAGGGCTAAGCACGCCTAATTTGTCCAGGTGAGAAATCACAGACTCACCGTAGAAGCGTGGCCCCATCTCTTTTTCGTAAAACGATTCTAGAACGTGGGTTTGAACGCTCGTTCCCAAACGGTTTGCCGTTTCAACAATTTTAACTAGCAGCTCGTCGCCTACCCACTGAGGTCCAGGTGGACCGAACCAAACATCAATCAGCGGATGCTCCTGATATTGTTTGATTGTGTCACTGACAATATCTAGATAATCACCGGATGAAAGTCCTTGACTAAGTGTTGTCAGTGCTTTCACCTTTTGCTGTAGTTTAAGGGGCAATGTGGAGAGAAAGTCTGCGTCTTGGCCCTCGCCATGCACTAAAAAGCTGTCGTACTTAGCACCGGGGGTAAAAGCAACTCGGATGCCTGCTTGCTCGTAAGCGCTCAGACAGCTTTGCATCTCTTGATAGCTGGCGTCTACAGAACCACCGATGCTAGCCACATCAACAACGCTGGTCACGCCTGTTCTAAGTAGATAGGCCGCACTTAGCAGGGTTCGCAGCTTTGAGTCTTGTGATCGCTTGGCATTACGAGAATATAGCCAAAGCTCTAACAAATCGTCTTCTATTCCTGCAAGGGAATTGGGTACCCCATTGCTGTGGTGATGAGCATTAATCAGACCAGGTAGAACAGCGTGGTGATCAGAGCCTAGAACTAAAGCTGTAGGATAGCGATCGCGTAGTTCTCGCCAATTGCCTATCTCTGAGATGTTCTCTCCTCTGACCACCACAGCGCCGTCTGTTACAACCCCTTGGTCGCTAAATACCCATCGCCCTCGAACTAGCTGAATAGACTCTGCTGACTTCATTTATTCGCTTATTTCACGGCTTGAACTTCACGGCTTGATTGAAGCAATAGGCGAGCGTAGTTGTCACTCTTATCAACTATATTGAACTATATTGAATAGCTACTACGCTCTAACGGGTGCTGTTCGAACTGCCCCAATGACCGCTCTAATATGCTCGAATAGGCTGCGAAATTACTTTGTGCAAGACAGCATACAGTACCGCTGCAGTCACAATGCCATTTAGTGGGCCAATCCCAATGCCTGCATTTCCAGTTGTGTAGGCTACCACCGAACCTACTATATAGGCAATGATGCCAGCCCAGTTGAAAGCAGGAATGTTAGCGGAGAGGGCCGGAAATTCTCCTCGGTGACGTAGCCAGAAATCGACCATAATAATGCCTCCCACTGGCGGAATCACATTACCTAAGAAGATTAGATAAGTTGGCAATAACTCATAGATGCCTGAGAGCGTGAGTACAAGTGCAAAGGTGGCGCCGCCTAGCACAAAAGCATGGCGTTTGCGGGTGCGAAACATGTTGGCGCCTGCCACAGAAAAAGCATAGATAGTGTTGTCTTGCGTTGTCCATACGTTCAAAATTAGCAACAGAATGCCGCCGGCTAGAATTCCTTGCTGGCCCATCGCTGCAACTAAATCCTCTGAGCCATAGACTAGAGAACAGAATGCACCTGCAAATACCAAGATACCGTTGACAATCATGAAGGCGCTGAGCGTAGAAACTATTGCATTCTTACCCGTATCGGCAAACCGGCTCCAATTAGTAGACTGTGTTCCTCCAGAAATGAAGGTACCGATAACAACGGCTAAGGCCGCTCCCATGCTCAGCGCCCCAGAAGGCTCGGCGATCGCGCTGCTATCGAAATCACGAGCGGCTAGTGCCATACTCAGGGCCACCAAAACCAGCATGGCAGGAACCGCTAGCCGACTTAGCCAGTCAATCGCCTGGTAGCCAATATAGGCCGTTGCACAAAAAGCATAGTTAAAGAAAAACACCAACAGAACATAGAACAATCCACTATCAGGCGCACCGAAAACGCCTAGCAGCGCCTGAACGACAATTGCTGTAGTAAAGGCATACCAGCCGATTTGGGTAGCGCCTAAAATGAAATCCACCCAGCGAGAGCCGACATTGCCAAAGCTAAACCTAGCCATGAGCACCGTCGTCAGACCGCTTTTGCAGGCGATGTAGCCTAGGGCCGCGCAATAGGCACCTAAAATTAGGTTGCCGATAAGGATAATTGCAATCAGCTGAGAGAAACTTAGGGCTGCGCCGAGCGTTCCACCCGCGAACAGCGTCGTTGAGGTCAGTGCAAAGCCCATTAGTAATAGCGATAGGGACCAAAAGGGTTTGCGATCACTAAAGGGTACGGCGCTCAACGGATAATCTTCTTCAGCAGCTTTCTTGGTTTCTAGCGGCTGAATAGGCGGTTTGGTAGAGGTTGACATTACTTTTGGCAGCTCTCTAGGCTGATAAATGGGGCTGATAGGTGGGGCTAACAGGCAGGACTAATCAACTAGCTATCAAAAACTAGTCTCTTTGAAGATGCAATATGAAAATCGTCTTACTCTATCTTCTAAATCTATTTATGTGAGGCAATCGTATCGTGTAATACGGTTAACGCAAATTAGAGACTATTGTTTACCTTCAATATTCCTTGGTATCGTAGGCGTTGAAAGAATCCCAAATATCACCTTGATGTTCGATAAATAGCTGTCTGCCGATGTCGTAAGCCACTCGCGGCAGGGCGAACTGTAGCCCGGAAAGGTAAGCTCTAAATCCGCTGAGAAAAGCACCACCCGATAGGTAATAGCAGCGCTTGAGGTAGTCATGCTCTGCGGAAGTCGGCGTGAATTCCAAG
It includes:
- a CDS encoding amidohydrolase family protein, coding for MKSAESIQLVRGRWVFSDQGVVTDGAVVVRGENISEIGNWRELRDRYPTALVLGSDHHAVLPGLINAHHHSNGVPNSLAGIEDDLLELWLYSRNAKRSQDSKLRTLLSAAYLLRTGVTSVVDVASIGGSVDASYQEMQSCLSAYEQAGIRVAFTPGAKYDSFLVHGEGQDADFLSTLPLKLQQKVKALTTLSQGLSSGDYLDIVSDTIKQYQEHPLIDVWFGPPGPQWVGDELLVKIVETANRLGTSVQTHVLESFYEKEMGPRFYGESVISHLDKLGVLSPQFSMAHGVWVNETDIEILARTGASISHNPSSNLRLRAGIAPLPALLSGGVTVGLGMDGTTLNDDEDMFTEMRLAMRLARSPQIQDSVPTYSDIFKVATQGGAKLFGKADSIGKLAPGYKADIVLVDCECMSWPWVAPEVDPMTVVMMRSRQSYVDTVLINGKIVLKDAQPTGFDFSAVGEELAEQLKKTPDNTEYRVLAEAIRPYMVQWYSKWPIPELRPYTKTNSRR
- a CDS encoding YdcF family protein, with protein sequence MYTKKAITRALLERGKRKAQLTNLIGSQSSERSVAQSTDNQRAGRFLDRLSVLIWISVISAGVIALTSAYTRYQQQFLTPPVALVLGGAPERERFAAQFAKTHPTVEIWISSGSNPEYAQWIFDEAQIPSEQWSLDYEAVDTVTNFTTLVDELDAQNIREVYLITSDYHMRRASIIAQIVLGSRGIAFKPVEIPTERSPHRPETIVRDVRDGARSLLWVVTGKTGSQWRESAER
- the codB gene encoding cytosine permease; this translates as MSTSTKPPIQPLETKKAAEEDYPLSAVPFSDRKPFWSLSLLLMGFALTSTTLFAGGTLGAALSFSQLIAIILIGNLILGAYCAALGYIACKSGLTTVLMARFSFGNVGSRWVDFILGATQIGWYAFTTAIVVQALLGVFGAPDSGLFYVLLVFFFNYAFCATAYIGYQAIDWLSRLAVPAMLVLVALSMALAARDFDSSAIAEPSGALSMGAALAVVIGTFISGGTQSTNWSRFADTGKNAIVSTLSAFMIVNGILVFAGAFCSLVYGSEDLVAAMGQQGILAGGILLLILNVWTTQDNTIYAFSVAGANMFRTRKRHAFVLGGATFALVLTLSGIYELLPTYLIFLGNVIPPVGGIIMVDFWLRHRGEFPALSANIPAFNWAGIIAYIVGSVVAYTTGNAGIGIGPLNGIVTAAVLYAVLHKVISQPIRAY
- the ftsH gene encoding ATP-dependent zinc metalloprotease FtsH produces the protein MPIKDKRSPQRKATNWAFLILSGVLLISTFLPPSLGQTAEKVSYSTFIDQVTSHQVSSASVGDKVISYQLEEGGTVYTTNPVFDLNLPTLLQENGVEFSATPPNSNQWFSNLLSWVIPPLIFVGIWSIFLRRSQGGQGGVFSIGKSKAKIYVEDEDTKTTFTDVAGVDEAKTELVEIVDFLKNSKRFTDLGARIPKGVLLVGPPGTGKTLLAKAVAGEAGVPFFSISGSEFIEMFVGVGSSRVRDLFEQAKKQAPCIVFIDELDAIGKSRASGGFYGGNDEREQTLNQLLAEMDGFGADESTIIVLAATNRPETLDPALLRPGRFDRQVLVDRPDLKGRQAILDIHAKEVKLSEEVDLAAIATRTPGFAGADLANLVNEAALLAARNHREAVVQADFAEAIERVVAGLEKRSRVLNDKEKEIVAYHEVGHALVGAAMPGSDQVEKISIVPRGMAALGYTLQLPTEDRFLRDEAELKGQIATMLGGRSAEEVVFGAITTGAANDLQRATDVAEQMVTSYGMSQVLGPLAYDRSKQNSFLDNGMAPNARRLVSDETAKAIDEEVKSIVEAAHQRSLRILKDNRELLETISQQLLKEEVIEGESLREMLAGVKAGEDTSNSFSQHMVEV
- a CDS encoding Mo-dependent nitrogenase C-terminal domain-containing protein; the encoded protein is MTSAIQNSPYTQSQIQVWLRGLLTIAWADGHFDEEEKSVIHTMVTSEFAPDVNFESLEPIEPKALAEALDLDSAAAQNFLRMAVMVSLSDGVYSEAENDQIVAFAKALDLDTDILTSLQSSLEKLSATTADQPTTDESKGKITSKAASALKEITSTNPLNPVREWLDELNVDDPRLAKFVCKLVPSQCPFERNVKLFGDKVIHIPPMCKINPLYEQLVGLRFRALTYLADEVGEDVTPYL